The DNA window aaaaatcCTGCCCTTCCACTGTACTATGATATACAAGGTGAAAATGTACTGTACTGATattaagttacataaaataattttaaaaaagcattaaaactagtaatttgaaataaacagtATGATAAGTGATATTTACCtaataaacaaagtttttgttaAGAAGGGATCAAATCATTCTATTATTTCTTCAAACTTACAACTGGAAATATGGCTATACAGGTTATGGAAGAAACCATTATGGACTCCTTACACCTTGCAACATAAATTCAATTCCAATACCACTAAACATCCCCCCCCCCCATCGTTTAACCTTTCACCTAAAATTACTCTAGTTTGGCCAAACTTGCTGGTGAGATATGGAATTTTATACAATAACATACTAATCAACATTTATATGTCTTATTTTGAATTGAAGACCACATATTTCTGAGGTCTCTTACAGACATTTTATgacttgttattattttcttaaaaatgcATGGATTGTTCTCTCTTTTGTAAAACTTGAATCCATCATGATTTTCTCTAGACAGTTTCATCTTACTTGCACAGATTCCTGTAATGAAAATATCTTCCAGGTAAAAGAAAGGTGTATCCAATGCAGTTTCATAAAGTGATGGGACAATGTCTGTAGAAAATACATAACCAGTTCCAGAAAGGTAGTCTGGATAAACATTTGCAGTAAAAAATGAGTCAGGGATATACCACTTGGAACGTCTATCCCGCACAGGCACAGCTCCACTGATGAGACATCCAAGAAGTAACTTTGAGTGACCTTTCTTTTTAAGGTAGTCAAGAAGAttgaaaacattaacaaacatATCATCATCAGTTTTCATAATATACCTTGCATCAAGACAGGTGTTGTTCACCCACTTCAACAACATAACAGATTtgattgttaaattattatacgAATCCAAGAAGTCTTCTTGAATGATGTCAGAATAACGTTCACTTTCTTTTAGAACTCTTGAAGTCAAGTTTACATCACCAGTTTTTCCaatcataaaatacattttaatatttattttggtaaattGACCCCATGTGTTTCTAATGGTATAACGAGCCACAAAATTTGGAATTGCagaacaaacaatgatgacaAGAAATGGTTTCTTCCCTCCTGCATCATTACACCCATCTGAAGGAGAAAGTAACAGGGTTTTATTACTTGGAATAACTAGCTTCCTTAAGTCTTTCTGTGCCAAGATCCAAGCCATATCTGATGATGGGTGAACTGTTGGCTGATGAAACAATCCTAAAAGTGCTATTCCCCAAATGGCCAGAAAGCACAGAGCCCAAAGAAAGCCATTTCGCAGAATTTTCATTATTCCagtaaaaacgtttttcttatttggatctaaaaaaaataataataaaaaggcataaaaatatttattaaaacaaatttttaaactaGCAATAAAAACCACAGTATTATGGTTATTTAACACAAATTAACACACAAGAACTGGATAAACAAAAACATCTATGATGGACATATCATCCCAAATCTCATATTCTGTATCTTTAATAAATTTTCCAAAAACGAATAATTAAGTAGCTTTCCACAACAAAGCTGCAAGAGCTACAAATGTGCATATACTTTCTTCGAGGT is part of the Tachypleus tridentatus isolate NWPU-2018 chromosome 4, ASM421037v1, whole genome shotgun sequence genome and encodes:
- the LOC143249779 gene encoding beta-1,3-galactosyltransferase 1-like isoform X1, encoding MKILRNGFLWALCFLAIWGIALLGLFHQPTVHPSSDMAWILAQKDLRKLVIPSNKTLLLSPSDGCNDAGGKKPFLVIIVCSAIPNFVARYTIRNTWGQFTKINIKMYFMIGKTGDVNLTSRVLKESERYSDIIQEDFLDSYNNLTIKSVMLLKWVNNTCLDARYIMKTDDDMFVNVFNLLDYLKKKGHSKLLLGCLISGAVPVRDRRSKWYIPDSFFTANVYPDYLSGTGYVFSTDIVPSLYETALDTPFFYLEDIFITGICASKMKLSRENHDGFKFYKRENNPCIFKKIITSHKMSVRDLRNMWSSIQNKTYKC
- the LOC143249779 gene encoding beta-1,3-galactosyltransferase 1-like isoform X2; this translates as MKILRNGFLWALCFLAIWGIALLGLFHQPTVHPSSDMAWILAQKDLRKLVIPSNKTLLLSPSDGCNDAGGKKPFLVIIVCSAIPNFVARYTIRNTWGQFTKINIKMYFMIGKTGDVNLTSRVLKESERYSDIIQEDFLDSYNNLTIKSVMLLKWVNNTCLDARYIMKTDDDMFVNVFNLLDYLKKKGHSKLLLGCLISGAVPVRDRRSKWYIPDSFFTANVYPDYLSGTGYVFSTDIVPSLYETALDTPFFYLEDIFITGICANWFEIKTCLSLFPDPYFTVSLKNYPQLVIMDASSFSALL
- the LOC143249779 gene encoding beta-1,3-galactosyltransferase 1-like isoform X3, with product MKILRNGFLWALCFLAIWGIALLGLFHQPTVHPSSDMAWILAQKDLRKLVIPSNKTLLLSPSDGCNDAGGKKPFLVIIVCSAIPNFVARYTIRNTWGQFTKINIKMYFMIGKTGDVNLTSRVLKESERYSDIIQEDFLDSYNNLTIKSVMLLKWVNNTCLDARYIMKTDDDMFVNVFNLLDYLKKKGHSKLLLGCLISGAVPVRDRRSKWYIPDSFFTANVYPDYLSGTGYVFSTDIVPSLYETALDTPFFYLEDIFITGICARKRCKLSAVYFPLN